GCCATCAACTTCTATGGTTGTATCTAGCCCATAAGGCAACCTTTTAAGTACTTCTCCTAAACGTAGTTTTAATAATAGTTTAATTATATCTTCATCGCTTATGTTAGGGTTTCCATAACTAAGGTTATATCTTAAAGTTTTATTAAACAAAACTGGTTTTTGTGATAAATAACTTATATTTTTTCGCCAATCTTTTAGGTTAAGAGTACTACTGCTGATATTATGAATGTGTATATCCCCTTCACTTGGTCTATAAAACCCAATTAATAATTTCATTATAGTAGATTTACCGCTACCACTCTCGCCAACCAATGCTACACTTTCTCCTAATTTAACTTTTAAATTTATGTTATCTAATATTTTATTTTCGTTGTCATAAAAATAAATATTTTTAAGTTCAACAGCTTGTTCATTTAACTCAACAACTCTTTGCCCATTCTTTTCCTCTGGCAAATCAAGAACTGCAAATATTCTTTTAAAGCTAACATTAGCTAAAGTAATTAAAGGAACAGCATTTATTAAGGGTGTAATATTTGAGAATAAACGAGACTGATATAGTGTAAAAGCAATAAGCTGTCCAATATTAATTTGATTTTGAGAGATTAGCACTAAACCACATAATAATGTAATTGGATACGACATAGCAGCAATTGCTTTACTAACATTACTTCTCATTATGTTCGCTTTATCTCTCAATCTTCTAGCACTAAGATATGTATCAATTATGCTTTCATATTCCTTCTCATGATATTTATATCTGTGATTGGCTTTTATAAGGTTTATCTTGTCAATTTGACCCTGAATAAAAGAGCTTACGATAGCTCTTGCTTCATTATGTTCTTGATATAGTTTTTTTAAGGGGAAAACAAACTGCACATAAAAAGTAGAGATTAATAGAATTGCTGTAACAAATGTTAAGCGCCAATCAATGTTAAAAATAAAAACAAATATCAGAATACTTTCGATTAAAGATGCTGCAACAGTTATAAGAAAATCTGGTAGTAATCCTTCAATTCCCTCACTATCGTTAACTTGACGAGAAAGTATATAACCTGGTGGCGTGGTATCAAAATACGTTACTTCTAAACGCAGAAGCTTATTAAACAATCTCTGTCTTACATATTTCCAGACTCGTAGCTTTATTTTTAATGCTATAGATTGACGAAAAATATCTAAGCCTAAACGAATAACTAGTAAACAAACAAATAAGATACTTAAACGCTTAATTAAATACATATCTACGTTATTAGTTACTATATTAGTTAATTTACTAGCGATTTTTGGTTCAAAAAGAGCTATTGGAATATACACTATATTTATTAATATTAATAGCCAAATATAAAAATAAGATTTTGTATAAAAAGATGTTACTCGTTTTAGAAATTTCATATAACTTTCTCCCTATAGATAACAAACTGGTTATAGTAGATATAATTCTTATTGTAATGTAAGCTGTTAAAAGTATCTAAAATAAACATCATAACAATAGTCATAATTAGTAGAATATTTATAAGCATATGTAATACCTAAAAAAGTCGTAAAAGTGTTATTATATTAATTTTCTTAAGTTCAGAAGTAATCATAATAATTATATTTTACTTATTTTGTTTATTAATCTTTTGAGCTAACCTCAATTACCATTTACTACACTATCATTAATTTTTATTATAATATACCTACATTAACATTTACTGTCTTTATTTAACCTATAAATATAGTAAAGTGTATATATGCATTTTGCAACTTTATTATAGTATTTTTCTTTAGGGCTGCAAAGTATCTTGATTACATCTAGGGTAAAAGGTTTATAACTGTATAATAATATATTCTAATTGTTTTGTAAAAATATTACTGTGAGATTTTAATATATTTAATATTATATTATCTAAAATATACCAAACTCAACATAACACATTTTATATGGTATCATTATAAATAGGGGGTTAAAATGAAAAAAAATAACTATTTAAATAAAATTATAATAATAGCTTTTTTTATAATTATTTTTTTAGGATTACGAGATGCAGTTATTGATTTTGAATATGAAAAAATTACACAAGCCTCAAAATTACCAACTACAATACAAAATGCTTTAGCTGAATATGATTTGCAAAGAGGTGTCTACTTTTTTTCAAATACTTTTACCAAAGGAGATACATATGTAGTAATTTGTGCAGGAGAGGAATACATAACTGGATATGATGTTAATATTAATAGTCATAAGTATTATTCTGTGGTTGAGGATTCAGAGAAAAAACCAATATATGGCTATTATGAGCTAGATATTACTGAAAAAGACTCTTCTACCACATATGAATATTGTGATGATTCTCAATATCCCTTTGTTGTATTTAAACTTTCTGGTAAGGCAAAGAGATACTGGATTAAAATAAATAGTAAAAAAACGTTGAATGTAAATCGCTGGTGGGGTGATGATAAAAGGTTATTTCAAAGTAAGAAATGGTCCTGTGAAGTTATATATTCTAAAGATCAATTACCTCAATTTATTGATGATGATTTCAGTATGAAATGGGGAGATGTAAAAGGTTTCTGTAAACCATCTGGCTTAAATAATAAAAAAACTAGTTATATTATAATTGCTGGTAAAAAAGGAGAACCTCCTTTTAATGTGACTATTGATGCAATAGATTGGAGAAAAGAGATAGTAACACCAGCTACTTCAATAAGTCAAAAAACTTTTGATATAATTGTTCGGAAAGAGTATAACAAAGAGTTTGTGTTTGAACATAAATCTGTTCCCTATAATTTAATACAAGTGAAACATGATGAAAGTCTTGATGCACTTTGGCTCAAAAATATTATCTTTTTAGATGATAGCTTAAATTGGGAGAAATCAAAGAATTGAAGATAATCTATACGGTACCCCTTCCACCTACCTGCCTTG
This Clostridium sp. 'deep sea' DNA region includes the following protein-coding sequences:
- a CDS encoding ABC transporter ATP-binding protein codes for the protein MKFLKRVTSFYTKSYFYIWLLILINIVYIPIALFEPKIASKLTNIVTNNVDMYLIKRLSILFVCLLVIRLGLDIFRQSIALKIKLRVWKYVRQRLFNKLLRLEVTYFDTTPPGYILSRQVNDSEGIEGLLPDFLITVAASLIESILIFVFIFNIDWRLTFVTAILLISTFYVQFVFPLKKLYQEHNEARAIVSSFIQGQIDKINLIKANHRYKYHEKEYESIIDTYLSARRLRDKANIMRSNVSKAIAAMSYPITLLCGLVLISQNQINIGQLIAFTLYQSRLFSNITPLINAVPLITLANVSFKRIFAVLDLPEEKNGQRVVELNEQAVELKNIYFYDNENKILDNINLKVKLGESVALVGESGSGKSTIMKLLIGFYRPSEGDIHIHNISSSTLNLKDWRKNISYLSQKPVLFNKTLRYNLSYGNPNISDEDIIKLLLKLRLGEVLKRLPYGLDTTIEVDGSNFSGGEQQRLCLARELLRETSIILLDEATSALDKKTEIATLQTIQNYAKGKSCILITHRLELLSNVDKIIVLSKGKIIEVGSYNELNTPGKHFYDLNIKCVTERVK